The DNA region CTTTTTAATTGCTTCTTTTTTGAGTTCTGGAAGTCCGTAAACAAACTCTTTTCCTTCAAAAACAGCGTCGGCCTGAAGCCTAAAATCGTTGCTGAGGTCAATTATTTTGGTGTCTTTGGAGAACTCGTTTTCCTGTAAAAATTTAGAGGAATTACCGTGCCCCAAACACAGGAAAACCAAATCTACATCAGGATTTACAGTACCTGTAAACTCCATTTCGGTAGTACCCAATAAATCGGCATGGGCCGTAGTGACTTTCTTTCCGGCTCTGGTAGTGCTGAAAACGAAATCTATTTCAGCTTCTGGGTGATGCAAGAGAATTCTAATCAGTTCACCTCCTGTATAACCAGACCCCCCTATGATACCAACTTTAATCATCGCTAGAATTTACATGGTTATAAATCTTCCCGGAATTGGAAAGTATTTTGATGAATCCTTTGGCGTCATCCGCAGACCATCCTTTGTTTACTTCTCCGTAGCTTCCAAAAGCATCGGTCATTAAATCATGCTCCGAAGAAATTCCGTTCAATCTAAACTGAAAAGGATAAAGGCTAATGAAAACATCACCGGAAACGTTCTTTTGCGTATCCGTTAGGAAAGCTTCTATGTTTCTCATTACGGCATCTAGGTAGTTGCCTTCGTGCAATAACATGCCATAGAAGTTACCCTGTTGTTCTTTTTGGAACTGTTGCCATTTGGTAAGGGTGTGTTTTTCCAACAAGTGGTGTGCTTTAATAATAATTAACGCAGCAGCAGCTTCAAAACCAACTCTACCTTTTGTACCTATAATAGTATCGCCTACATGAATGTCTCTACCTATAGCATATTTTGAGGCCATGGCCTCTAGTTTTTCTATATTGGCAACGGGACCATTTTTAACGCCATCAATAGCAACTAATTCTCCTTTTTCAAAAGTTAGTTTTACATCTGTAGGCTCTTTTTCCTGTAATTGGCTTGGGTATGCACTATCGGGTAACGCTCTTTGTGAAGTTAATGTTTCTTCACCACCAACGGAAGTACCCCAAAGCCCTCTGTTTATAGAGTATTTTGCTTTTTCCCAAGGATAGTCTATACCGTTCTCTTTTAGGTAGGCAATTTCTGCCTCTCTAGATAGTTGGTTGTCTCTAATGGGGGTAATGATTTCTATTTCTGGAGCAATGATTTGAAAAATCATGTCAAATCTTACTTGGTCATTACCGGCGCCCGTACTACCATGGGCTATATAATTAGCACCGATTTTTTTGGCATAGTTTACAATTTCAATAGCCTGTACGATTCGCTCTGCACTAACTGATAGCGGGTAGGTATTGTTCTTTAGAACATTTCCGAAGATAAGATACTTAACTACCTTGTCATAAAAAATCTGGACTGCATCTATTGAGGTATATGAACTAGCACCTAATTCCAATGCCTTTTGTTCTATAGTTGCAATTTCTTCTTTTGAGAAACCCCCTGTATTTACGCTAACTGCGTGTACTTCATAACCTTTTTCTTGTGATAGGTTCTTAGCGCAGTAAGAGGTGTCTAATCCGCCGCTGTATGCTAAAACTAATTTTTTCATTTTTAAAATTGTATTGCGTTGGCCATAAATTGAATACTTGGCTGGCCTATATAGTTATTCGTTTGTTTTCTTTTTTAGGAAAAGCGATTCTTTAATGCTTTTCAGTCTTTTAAAAGCTTTACCGTTTACGCTTTCATCTTTTGATATTTTCTCTTTTACCGCAGGGTCGTAGAGCATACCCGTACATAAGCACATTTTACGTTCTGTTCGAGTAAGAATATCAAAGTTTTTGCAGGTCTGACAGCCTTTCCAAAATTCGGGGTCATCCGTTAGTTCGGAAAATGTAACTGGCTTGTATCCCAATTCATAGTTCATTTTCATTACGGCCAGACCAGTGGTAATACCAAATATTTTGGCATCCGGGAATTTCTCTCTCGAAAGCTCGAAGATTCTTTTTTTAATTTTTTTTGCCAATCCTTGATTTCTGTAATCAGGATGTACGATAAGGCCTGAGTTGGCTACGAATTTTTCGTGGCCCCAAACTTCTATATAGCAGAAGCCGGCAAACTTGTCACCATCTAAAGCAATAACGGCATTGCCATTTTCCAGACGTTTCTGAATGTATTCAGGTGTACGTTTGGCTATGCCGGTTCCTCTAACTTTAGCAGATTCCGTAATAGTATCGCTAATGATTTGAGCGTATTTAATATGTGACTTGTTAGCAATAATTAGTTTCATTGCCAAAAGGGTTTAAACTGTAAGAAAAATGAATTGTTGTTTGTTGTGCGGAAATGGACTCACCTATTTCCATGAAATATGGTACACCCCTACGGGCGACGACGGCGAGAAAACGGGCGAACGGGAGCAAGGTTGCTCAAAGTTTTAGATATGTGTCTTTGTCCTTTCATGGAAGGTCAAATGTACAAGATTATGCCGAAAGTATAAAGGTGTGAGGTTAATTTTTACGAAAAATAACAAATTGTTGTTTTGAGTTAAAAATTTCGTAAATCAAAAATGCATATACGGAAATATATTCAACAGCAATTAATCCAAGGTTTTCTTTAAAATCTACCTTTGAATAGGCATAATAGCTAAGAATCACCATTGCGGACCAAAGTACCGCATATTTGTAACGAGTAAAAACGCCAAGAACTACCAAGAAAATAATGTACCAAGGGTGTACTGTGGCAGACATGAAATAATACAAGGTAAGTACGGCCATCATTGAGGTAATCAACGTTGGTATTTTTTGATTGTCCCTAAGAAAAGTGAATAACAGTACAAATAGGATAGTTAATATAGGTGTTATTTTTCCATAGGTTTTTATTAGTTCCCACGGTTTTCCTTCAAATTGAACGGCAATGTATTTTATGGCATTGTATAGACCGGCATTAAATTCAAAATTTGAAAACCAGAGTCCGACTGTTTTGGAATAGTTCGCAATAAATTCAGAAGAATAAAAGGGAACAAATAGCAATACACATGTAACTCCTATAATCATGTAGAAGCTCACACTTTTTTTTAATCCTAAATGTTTTAAAAATAGCGGTAGAAACAATAAAGGTACTAGTTTAATACAAATGGATAAGGCGTAAGGAATGGCAGCCAGTGCCCATTTTTTTATGGATAGTAGATATAATGCCCATACAAAAAAGAAAAGCATAACACCTTCAAAATGTAGGTTTCCTGTTAGTTCTATGATGACTAAAGGGTTCAGAAAATACCAAAAAATGAGATGAGGAGAATGGTTAAGGTTTTTTAGAAGTTTTCTCCCAAAGTAGAAAATACCAATATCTGCTAAAATAATCATGGTTTTGATAGCCAGAACCGAACCCATAATGCTTTTTCCGCCCAACAAAGCGGCTATGGCAAAGAGCAACTGGTTTAATGGAGGGTAATTACTATAATGCTTTGCACTTAGGCTTCCCATGCTATCGTAAAGGAGTTGGGCGTTGGGGATAACCAAGTCACTTTGGGTAATCAAATCGTTTGGGACTTCTAGATATGGATTAATAAAATTGGCAACCAGGTGCCCATCCCAAATAAAACGATAATAATCCTGGGAGAGGTTGGGTTCCGTGGTTAAGAATATCAACCTAAAAATAATACCTGCTACCAGAAGAAATTTAAAGTTCCATTTTTCAAACTGAATAAGTTTTAAACAGAGAAAAAAGGAAGCGGCAAAAAGCGTTAACAGTTTAATGAAATCCGTTCGCTCCAAATGAAATGCAAAAGTGTAATAAAAAATGGCCGCCAATAGAGCCATAAAAATAGGCACTTTGTGAAGCTTCCAGTATGTAGAGAGACGGTTGGGCATTTAACTGTTTGTTCTAATCACCCGAAAAAATAAGAAATTTAAATGGACTTGCTGGACTTTTGCCAATATTAGATCGGTGTATTACGCACGAGCTGTAAGCGACTTGGTGAAAACAAACCCAAAGCCTACAAAGAGCATAAAATGAAAAGGGAAAAGACCAAAATCGTTCAAGGGAACGGCGCTATACATTCCAAAAAGGAAATAAAGCATAAGAACGGCCTCCAGAATCATATTGGGAGACAATTTTTTGGTTAGGTACTTGTTGCCCTTCCATGAGTCCGTAATATTGTTCAAATTGAATTTAGGCGTCCGTACAAATTCACTTCTTTTGCCCATATGACCTTCAAGAACAGCAATTGAATTGTGTAAAGAAAAGCCCAATGCAACAGAAAAGAAAGTGAAAAATATTTTAATATAATCCACAAAATTGTCAAACCCGCTTCCCTGTATACTCTTGTAAGTGAACCAATAACAAACAAAAAGAATAATTGTACTTAAAACAAAGAAACTCAATAGGGTAAAAACAATATCCAGTTGAGGATATATTGCTTTGATATACATGGCAGGTATGCTCAATAATGAGACCAGGAACACACATAAGAACATGGAACTGTTCAATAAGTGCATTACGCCGTGAAATTTAGTTTTAAAAGAAATATTTTTAGCGGTAATTACACTAAAAACTGTCTTTCTAAAGTTTTCCGCACCGCCTTTGTTCCAACGGAACTGTTGTGAACGTGCCGCGCTGATTACTACAGGAAGTTCTGCAGGAGTCTCAACATCTTCTAGGTACTTGAATTTCCAGTTCTTAAGCTGTGCACGATAGCTAAGGTCCAAATCTTCGGTTAGCGTGTCACCTTCCCAGTTTCCCGCATCAATGATGCATTCTTTTCTCCAAATACCTGCGGTACCGTTAAAATTGATAAAGTGTCCTTTGGCATTCCTGCCTACTTGTTCTAGCGTAAAATG from Zobellia alginiliquefaciens includes:
- a CDS encoding cellulose synthase family protein; translated protein: MGLIIAYIILAIYSVALLLIFFYSLAQLNLLVNYLGYKRRNQIAPKFNLLDPKEIPYVTIQLPVYNEEYVMERLLENIAKIEYPKSKLEIQVLDDSTDDSVVDTAARVKALKETGLDIQHIRRENRQGFKAGALKEGLEIAKGEFIAIFDADFMPSGDWLKKTVLYFKDPEIGVVQTRWGHINREYSTLTRIQAFALDAHFTLEQVGRNAKGHFINFNGTAGIWRKECIIDAGNWEGDTLTEDLDLSYRAQLKNWKFKYLEDVETPAELPVVISAARSQQFRWNKGGAENFRKTVFSVITAKNISFKTKFHGVMHLLNSSMFLCVFLVSLLSIPAMYIKAIYPQLDIVFTLLSFFVLSTIILFVCYWFTYKSIQGSGFDNFVDYIKIFFTFFSVALGFSLHNSIAVLEGHMGKRSEFVRTPKFNLNNITDSWKGNKYLTKKLSPNMILEAVLMLYFLFGMYSAVPLNDFGLFPFHFMLFVGFGFVFTKSLTARA
- the argG gene encoding argininosuccinate synthase, whose protein sequence is MKKLVLAYSGGLDTSYCAKNLSQEKGYEVHAVSVNTGGFSKEEIATIEQKALELGASSYTSIDAVQIFYDKVVKYLIFGNVLKNNTYPLSVSAERIVQAIEIVNYAKKIGANYIAHGSTGAGNDQVRFDMIFQIIAPEIEIITPIRDNQLSREAEIAYLKENGIDYPWEKAKYSINRGLWGTSVGGEETLTSQRALPDSAYPSQLQEKEPTDVKLTFEKGELVAIDGVKNGPVANIEKLEAMASKYAIGRDIHVGDTIIGTKGRVGFEAAAALIIIKAHHLLEKHTLTKWQQFQKEQQGNFYGMLLHEGNYLDAVMRNIEAFLTDTQKNVSGDVFISLYPFQFRLNGISSEHDLMTDAFGSYGEVNKGWSADDAKGFIKILSNSGKIYNHVNSSDD
- a CDS encoding mannosyltransferase translates to MPNRLSTYWKLHKVPIFMALLAAIFYYTFAFHLERTDFIKLLTLFAASFFLCLKLIQFEKWNFKFLLVAGIIFRLIFLTTEPNLSQDYYRFIWDGHLVANFINPYLEVPNDLITQSDLVIPNAQLLYDSMGSLSAKHYSNYPPLNQLLFAIAALLGGKSIMGSVLAIKTMIILADIGIFYFGRKLLKNLNHSPHLIFWYFLNPLVIIELTGNLHFEGVMLFFFVWALYLLSIKKWALAAIPYALSICIKLVPLLFLPLFLKHLGLKKSVSFYMIIGVTCVLLFVPFYSSEFIANYSKTVGLWFSNFEFNAGLYNAIKYIAVQFEGKPWELIKTYGKITPILTILFVLLFTFLRDNQKIPTLITSMMAVLTLYYFMSATVHPWYIIFLVVLGVFTRYKYAVLWSAMVILSYYAYSKVDFKENLGLIAVEYISVYAFLIYEIFNSKQQFVIFRKN
- a CDS encoding GNAT family N-acetyltransferase, coding for MKLIIANKSHIKYAQIISDTITESAKVRGTGIAKRTPEYIQKRLENGNAVIALDGDKFAGFCYIEVWGHEKFVANSGLIVHPDYRNQGLAKKIKKRIFELSREKFPDAKIFGITTGLAVMKMNYELGYKPVTFSELTDDPEFWKGCQTCKNFDILTRTERKMCLCTGMLYDPAVKEKISKDESVNGKAFKRLKSIKESLFLKKKTNE